The genomic interval TTTGTTATCACTCTTTTGCTTCTTTTCCCGCCTCTGATCGCCTTCGGAGACGAGCCGCCCCATGTCTCCGGCTACGGTGTGAAATCCTGTCTCGCTTTTTCGCAGACAGCGGATGGAATGGAGCAAGGGGATGGAAGTGCCATGACTCCGTACCTCCGCTATCGGGAGTGGCTGGCAGGGCTTGCCACCGGGCTTACCCTCGCCACCGGGGAGGATGTACTGCATGGGCTGGAGTTTGATCAGGCGATGGAGCGTATTGCCCTGTTTTGTGAAGGGCATCCGTCAGATGACTTTTTTACCGGCGCTATGGATCTACTTAAGGGTCTTAGTGGGCCGAAATAGTTGTGCCTGTAGAAGCGAACTTGTTGGCGACGGACTCTGAGGTCTGTGCTTCTCGAATAAGTTCGCTCTTAACCCCAGCATCTGGATTACTCTAGGGAGCCTCTGATTAAGTCTGGTTAGATTTAGGCTGAGATAAAATTGTTCTAATTTGTTTCGAAGTGAGCGGTAATAGCCATTCTATTGCTGCGATCTTCGGAGCAAATTGGGGCGATTTTAGCCAGCGTAAAGCAATCATGACTTGATCAGAGTCTCCCTAGTGGTTCCCCCGGTTCCCCGTGGAAACCGATACCAAACAGTCGTCGTGCATTGTCGCTGGTCGCTGTCGCCAGTTGGTCACAGCTGATACTGCGCCGTTGGGCAATGTGTTGCAGTATCTTCCTGAGAAAAGCAGGTTCATTGCGGCCACCCTGGTGGTCGGCATCCGGCTGGTCAGGTGCATCACTCTCCAGTAGCAGCGACTCCAGCGGCAGTCCACTGACCAGCTTATGTAAGCGATTTGCCCGTGGGTAGGTGACCGGTCCACCGAAGCCGAGCATGAAGCCCATATCGATCAGACACCTGGCCTGTTGCTCACTGCCGGAGTAGCTGTGCAGCACACCGCGAACTTTTGGATGGTTCCGCAGTGTGCCGATCACCTCTTCAACCGATTTCCGCGCATGGATGATAACGGGTAGCTGGAAGCTTGCCGCCAGTTCCAACTGCGCTTCGAAGAGTTGTCGCTGTCGTTCCCGGTCGGGATTGTCGATATAGAAATCGAGTCCACACTCACCTACCGCTACGGCTTGCTCATTCTTTAGCCACTGTTCCAACTGCTGGATGTCACTCTCCTGGTGGTCGGAGAGAAACATAGGATGAAGGCCGTAGGCTGGATAGAGGCAAGGGTGGCTAAGGCACAGTGAGCGGATTGCCGGCCACCACGCCCGCTTGATGGCCGGGACCACCTGAGCTTTCACCCCGGCCACTATTGCTCGTGATAGCACCTGCTCCCGGTCTTGTTCAAACCGTGGGTGGTCGAGGTGGCAGTGGCTGTCTATCAATTGCATATAGAGGGAATGTAGCAGGCAGTGTGTGAGATGGGTATGCTTTACGTAACTCTTACATGTACAGGCAGCGTCTCTTTATGAAAATCGTCTCATTCAATACCAATGGCATTCGTACCCGTCAACATCAGTTGGAGGCGCTGAAAGAGAAGTATCATCCAGACATTATCGGCATTCAGGAGAGCAAGGTTCAGGACCACGAGTTCCCGATGGAGATGATGGAGACACTGGGATACAAAGCCCACTACCATGGGCAGAAGACGC from Candidatus Sedimenticola sp. (ex Thyasira tokunagai) carries:
- a CDS encoding TatD family hydrolase, yielding MQLIDSHCHLDHPRFEQDREQVLSRAIVAGVKAQVVPAIKRAWWPAIRSLCLSHPCLYPAYGLHPMFLSDHQESDIQQLEQWLKNEQAVAVGECGLDFYIDNPDRERQRQLFEAQLELAASFQLPVIIHARKSVEEVIGTLRNHPKVRGVLHSYSGSEQQARCLIDMGFMLGFGGPVTYPRANRLHKLVSGLPLESLLLESDAPDQPDADHQGGRNEPAFLRKILQHIAQRRSISCDQLATATSDNARRLFGIGFHGEPGEPLGRL